Proteins from a genomic interval of Symmachiella macrocystis:
- a CDS encoding sugar ABC transporter ATP-binding protein, whose protein sequence is MSNHSPNNDVPVIEVARVTQRFPGVVALDDVSLAISAGETHAIVGENGAGKSTLMKILAGINCDYEGELRIAGRAVRFTSTRDAEAAGVSIIHQELNLVDELSVAANIFLGRELRAGWGFLDDRTMHDKAGELLRRLGCEISPDTPVARLRVGDQQLVEIAKALLLENRILIMDEPTSALTGVETERLFRVIADLKQQGVTILYISHKMEEVFRLADRITVLRDGEWIATVAPAETNVTAVTHLMVGREIDAEAFAAGRAIGEEVLRVENLRLAVAGSAKRWRLADISFTLHAGEILGIAGLLGAGRTELLEVLFGMAEGETEGTISLCGRTINFSHPREALQAGMALVAEDRKRLGLFENVDVGANITLSSLEKLTAGGFVSSRAEQRAAEESIAKLGIRTSGPGAAITELSGGNQQKCIIARWLRTQPQVLLLDDPTRGIDVGAKAEIYRLADELCRQGMGILVTSSELPELLTLCDRILVLSDGRLTGTFSREEATEQNLMEAATQ, encoded by the coding sequence GTGTCCAATCATTCTCCCAACAACGACGTGCCGGTGATTGAGGTTGCTCGCGTGACGCAGCGGTTTCCGGGTGTTGTGGCGTTGGATGATGTGTCGTTAGCGATTTCCGCGGGGGAGACGCATGCGATTGTGGGTGAGAACGGCGCCGGTAAATCGACGTTGATGAAGATCCTGGCAGGAATCAATTGCGATTACGAGGGGGAATTGCGGATCGCCGGGCGTGCGGTGCGGTTTACCTCGACGCGGGATGCCGAAGCGGCCGGGGTGAGCATCATTCATCAGGAATTGAATCTGGTGGATGAATTGTCGGTGGCGGCGAATATCTTTTTGGGTCGCGAGTTACGAGCGGGGTGGGGATTTCTGGATGACCGCACCATGCATGACAAGGCGGGGGAGTTGTTGCGGAGGTTGGGGTGTGAAATCTCACCCGACACACCGGTGGCGCGGTTGCGGGTGGGGGATCAGCAGTTGGTCGAAATCGCCAAGGCGCTGCTGTTGGAAAACCGTATTCTGATCATGGACGAACCGACGTCGGCGCTGACCGGTGTTGAGACGGAGCGGTTGTTTCGCGTAATCGCCGATTTGAAACAACAAGGCGTGACGATCCTGTACATCTCGCACAAAATGGAAGAAGTCTTCCGCTTGGCGGACCGCATCACGGTGCTCCGCGATGGAGAGTGGATTGCGACCGTTGCTCCGGCGGAGACCAACGTGACCGCTGTGACTCATCTGATGGTGGGACGCGAAATCGATGCCGAGGCATTTGCCGCCGGCCGCGCGATTGGTGAAGAAGTCCTGCGCGTGGAGAATCTGCGCTTAGCTGTGGCAGGTTCGGCGAAACGTTGGCGGTTAGCTGATATCAGTTTTACGTTGCATGCTGGTGAGATTCTGGGCATTGCCGGATTGTTGGGGGCGGGGCGGACGGAGTTGTTGGAAGTGCTGTTCGGCATGGCGGAGGGGGAGACGGAAGGCACGATTTCTCTGTGCGGACGGACAATAAACTTTTCGCATCCCCGCGAAGCGCTGCAGGCGGGAATGGCGTTGGTGGCGGAGGATCGCAAGCGGTTGGGGCTGTTTGAGAATGTCGACGTGGGAGCGAATATCACGTTGTCGAGCCTGGAGAAATTAACCGCCGGTGGGTTTGTCTCCAGCCGCGCGGAACAGCGTGCAGCTGAGGAGTCGATTGCGAAATTGGGGATACGGACTTCCGGACCGGGGGCGGCGATTACGGAATTGAGTGGGGGGAATCAACAAAAGTGCATTATCGCGCGGTGGCTGCGGACACAGCCTCAAGTGTTGTTGTTGGACGACCCAACACGAGGAATCGACGTGGGGGCCAAGGCGGAGATTTATCGGTTGGCGGATGAACTATGTCGGCAGGGGATGGGGATCTTAGTGACTTCGAGCGAATTGCCGGAATTATTAACGCTGTGCGACCGAATCTTGGTACTCAGCGACGGGCGGCTGACCGGAACGTTTTCCCGCGAAGAGGCCACCGAGCAAAATTTGATGGAAGCCGCAACGCAGTAG
- a CDS encoding substrate-binding domain-containing protein → MRIRSMIAGCLLLGLAVSTSGCGSAEVPEPVAKRIIILTNGNSPYWDAAATGARDAAAELKVEEAGLTVMVDRNDYEVEGQINKLKQYANSTDVAAVGISVTDAKNAAIADELRHLRESGIKVVTIDSDVDRDTARDARFAYLGTDNIQGGRELGVAAQALLPDGGEYATFVGLKGATNAIERIGGFAEGVGAKINAKENMGDGGKADPARKNVRDALDRNPNLNLLVGIWSYNTPAIVDIVKELGIRNKVKIVGFDAEPPAIEAMADGMVDVMVVQNPYQMGYQGVQLLKAMVEEDQATVAELLPDQGSEGGDLCRTGLKVVVPDGTTSLKRDMFDPQTEFLTLSEFRAWLREHGLSGS, encoded by the coding sequence ATGCGTATTCGTTCGATGATTGCCGGTTGTCTGTTGCTTGGTTTGGCGGTCAGCACTAGCGGGTGTGGTTCCGCTGAAGTGCCCGAACCGGTGGCCAAACGGATTATCATATTAACGAACGGCAACTCCCCCTACTGGGATGCGGCCGCTACGGGGGCCCGCGATGCGGCAGCGGAACTGAAGGTTGAGGAGGCGGGCCTGACCGTAATGGTCGATCGCAACGACTACGAAGTCGAAGGGCAGATCAACAAACTCAAACAGTACGCAAATTCGACCGACGTGGCGGCGGTGGGAATTTCCGTGACTGATGCCAAAAATGCAGCGATCGCGGATGAATTGCGCCACCTGCGCGAAAGCGGCATTAAAGTGGTTACGATCGATTCCGACGTCGATCGCGATACCGCCCGCGATGCACGCTTTGCTTATTTGGGAACCGACAATATACAGGGGGGCCGCGAATTGGGAGTGGCCGCCCAGGCACTGTTACCCGACGGGGGCGAGTATGCGACATTTGTAGGCCTCAAAGGGGCGACCAATGCGATCGAACGCATCGGTGGGTTTGCCGAAGGGGTGGGGGCGAAAATTAACGCCAAAGAAAATATGGGAGACGGCGGTAAGGCTGACCCCGCGCGGAAGAACGTGCGTGATGCGCTGGACCGCAATCCGAATTTGAATTTGTTGGTCGGTATCTGGTCCTACAACACACCGGCGATTGTCGATATCGTGAAGGAGCTGGGAATCCGCAACAAAGTCAAAATCGTCGGTTTCGATGCGGAGCCACCGGCGATTGAAGCCATGGCCGATGGCATGGTGGATGTGATGGTCGTGCAAAATCCGTATCAGATGGGTTATCAAGGAGTCCAATTGCTCAAAGCGATGGTTGAGGAGGATCAGGCGACGGTCGCGGAACTTCTCCCAGATCAGGGGAGCGAAGGAGGCGATTTGTGTCGCACGGGATTGAAGGTTGTTGTGCCGGATGGGACGACGTCGCTGAAGCGCGATATGTTCGACCCCCAAACCGAATTCCTCACGCTGAGTGAATTCCGCGCCTGGTTGCGTGAGCATGGGTTGAGCGGTTCATAG
- a CDS encoding ABC transporter permease → MSRNDSNPGNLARWLQRYGNELGLLFAILVVVGITAGMDDSYRQKPSQNAAEILRQASLLGIFALGAATVIIAGGIDLSSGSVIAFSGAICTSIMIALAPVDDAGNLQTRELGAGILCAAVAGTLLVAVLIGSFHAWLITVIGLPPFIATLASLVGLRSLARVLVQDVTAAVTTQGRNTQIYVNDASFRSWGSRWWIPLVIFLVLSGLIWILMSKTVIGRHLYALGGNEEAAKLSGIRTDRLKWLAYCVGTVTAAIAGILYSSYVGMSNPATQGMGYELNAIAAAVVGGCSLAGGIGTIPGVMLGALFLRVVIDSVAKTVKTNPDEFQGLIVGALVVLAVAFNELRNAGALKKQFFPGGLGVVNIFILSLLGGVITAVLSSDYKLMIGGSTAAVILGVLALKKFLEMRSRN, encoded by the coding sequence ATGTCCCGCAATGATTCGAATCCCGGCAATCTCGCGCGCTGGTTGCAGCGGTACGGGAATGAGCTGGGGTTGCTGTTCGCCATATTGGTGGTCGTCGGGATCACTGCCGGCATGGATGACTCCTACAGGCAAAAGCCCAGCCAGAATGCGGCGGAGATCTTGCGGCAAGCATCGCTGCTGGGGATCTTTGCATTAGGCGCTGCCACGGTGATCATTGCGGGGGGAATTGACCTTTCCAGCGGCTCGGTGATCGCCTTCAGCGGGGCGATCTGCACGTCGATTATGATTGCCCTGGCGCCGGTCGACGATGCCGGCAATCTGCAGACGCGAGAACTGGGTGCGGGGATTTTATGCGCGGCCGTTGCGGGAACGCTGTTGGTGGCGGTATTGATCGGCAGTTTTCATGCGTGGTTGATTACGGTGATCGGGCTGCCGCCATTCATTGCAACATTGGCTTCGCTGGTCGGTTTGCGGTCATTGGCGCGGGTGTTGGTACAAGACGTGACAGCCGCTGTTACGACGCAAGGCCGCAATACGCAAATCTATGTCAACGATGCATCGTTCCGCAGTTGGGGAAGCCGCTGGTGGATTCCGCTGGTGATATTTCTGGTGCTGAGCGGATTGATATGGATCTTGATGAGCAAAACGGTCATCGGTCGGCATTTGTATGCTCTGGGCGGGAATGAAGAGGCGGCCAAGTTGAGCGGGATCCGTACCGATCGCTTGAAGTGGTTGGCCTATTGCGTGGGGACGGTGACCGCTGCGATCGCGGGGATTTTGTACAGCAGTTACGTCGGCATGTCGAACCCAGCGACGCAGGGAATGGGCTATGAGTTGAACGCGATTGCCGCGGCCGTGGTGGGAGGTTGTTCGCTGGCCGGCGGCATCGGAACAATCCCGGGTGTCATGCTCGGTGCTCTGTTTTTGCGGGTGGTGATTGACTCCGTGGCGAAGACCGTGAAGACGAATCCCGATGAGTTCCAAGGTTTGATTGTCGGTGCATTGGTCGTGTTGGCGGTCGCGTTTAACGAATTGCGCAACGCAGGAGCCTTAAAGAAACAATTCTTTCCCGGCGGATTAGGCGTCGTGAATATCTTCATCCTCTCGCTGCTGGGAGGCGTGATCACAGCGGTGTTGTCGAGCGATTACAAACTGATGATCGGCGGCAGCACGGCGGCGGTGATCTTGGGCGTGTTGGCATTGAAGAAGTTTTTGGAAATGCGGTCACGGAATTAA
- a CDS encoding DUF6159 family protein: MFARIANGWELAKASLNVLRLDKELMLFPLISGFCCLLVLASFAVPLWNTEYFQVVMDDQQAPQNPLAYVIMFAFYFVNYFVIIFFNSALVACAVLRFQGQNPTLSDGLGAASRRLPQILGWALVAASVGMILKVIESKSERVGQIVTGLIGMAWSITTFFVVPVLVVEKADPMTAFKRSASIIRKTWGEALSANFGIGIITFLCCLPCFAVIALGAYLISSAGAVVGGVVIGIGVLMLLLVSLISTTLDSIVLAALYLYAADGTVPQYFDAGMLSGSFARK, translated from the coding sequence ATGTTTGCACGTATTGCCAATGGTTGGGAATTGGCTAAGGCCAGCCTGAATGTGTTGAGGTTGGATAAGGAATTGATGCTGTTCCCCTTGATTAGCGGGTTTTGCTGTTTGCTGGTGTTGGCCAGTTTTGCGGTGCCGTTGTGGAATACCGAGTACTTTCAAGTCGTGATGGATGACCAACAGGCGCCGCAGAATCCGCTCGCCTATGTCATCATGTTCGCGTTTTATTTCGTGAACTATTTTGTGATCATCTTTTTCAACTCCGCACTCGTTGCCTGTGCGGTGCTGCGGTTTCAGGGGCAGAATCCGACGTTGTCCGACGGACTGGGGGCGGCTTCGCGACGGTTGCCGCAGATCTTAGGCTGGGCGTTGGTGGCCGCTTCGGTGGGAATGATCCTCAAGGTGATCGAATCGAAATCGGAACGCGTCGGGCAAATCGTGACCGGCTTGATTGGAATGGCGTGGTCGATCACGACGTTTTTCGTCGTGCCAGTGTTGGTGGTGGAAAAGGCCGATCCAATGACAGCGTTTAAACGGTCCGCATCGATCATTCGCAAAACGTGGGGCGAAGCACTCTCAGCGAATTTTGGGATCGGCATCATCACGTTTCTATGTTGTCTGCCGTGCTTTGCCGTCATCGCGCTGGGGGCCTATCTGATCAGCTCAGCCGGCGCCGTGGTCGGCGGGGTCGTGATTGGGATCGGGGTGCTGATGTTGTTGTTGGTTTCGTTGATTTCGACGACGCTGGATTCGATTGTCTTGGCGGCGCTGTATCTGTATGCCGCGGACGGAACCGTCCCGCAATACTTCGACGCCGGTATGCTCTCCGGTTCGTTTGCCCGGAAATAA
- a CDS encoding DUF1501 domain-containing protein, producing the protein MLGFYTGNDQTCGGVSRREALRIGGISGLGLSLPNWLRQQALSDEAARPKDVNCIFLWLLGGPSQIETYDLKPHAPVEIRGEFQPIQTATPGLLVNELMPKLAQSSQLYSVIRSMTSTVTGHPLGHYYLNSGRQKLPGFTPAGFGAAVMQQQQSAADVPGFVQLGKTYRPDVGKGGYLGRKFDPIEIRQDPNRGPIDLSNFARPDAVDMDRFDGRQRLLSALDAYQEQVESQAAFGVTDSFYEKAFSILASPKTKQAFDLSQEPDKVRDAYGRNRVGQRMLLARRLIEAGSRFVRVQGHAFRGYDTHFNHWDTMRKELPVYDSAYSALLEDLQDRGMLENTLVVTVGEFGRTPVINKVRGGRDHWSNCFSLTLSGGGIKPGQLIGESDRTGAYPKSRRLTVPDFARTIYHALGLNPHDEFHTNDGRPIVALPQGEVVRELV; encoded by the coding sequence ATGCTCGGGTTTTATACGGGGAACGATCAAACCTGCGGCGGGGTTTCCCGGCGGGAGGCGCTCCGCATTGGCGGGATCTCCGGGCTGGGGCTGAGCCTGCCGAATTGGCTGCGACAGCAAGCGCTCAGCGATGAGGCGGCGCGACCGAAGGATGTGAATTGCATTTTCCTGTGGCTGCTGGGTGGTCCGAGTCAGATCGAGACCTACGACCTCAAGCCGCACGCGCCGGTCGAAATCCGTGGTGAGTTTCAGCCGATTCAGACGGCGACGCCGGGACTGCTGGTCAATGAGTTGATGCCCAAGTTGGCACAATCGTCGCAATTGTATTCGGTCATTCGCTCGATGACCTCCACCGTGACGGGGCATCCGCTGGGGCATTATTATCTGAACTCCGGCCGCCAAAAATTGCCGGGGTTCACCCCCGCCGGATTCGGCGCTGCTGTGATGCAGCAACAGCAGTCGGCGGCAGATGTTCCCGGATTTGTCCAACTGGGAAAAACCTATCGTCCCGATGTGGGCAAAGGGGGCTACCTAGGCCGCAAGTTCGATCCCATCGAAATTCGCCAAGACCCCAATCGTGGCCCGATCGATTTGAGCAACTTCGCCCGGCCCGACGCGGTCGACATGGATCGCTTCGACGGGCGACAGCGGTTGTTGTCGGCGCTGGATGCCTATCAAGAACAAGTGGAGTCGCAAGCGGCGTTTGGCGTGACCGATTCGTTTTATGAAAAGGCGTTTTCGATACTCGCCTCACCCAAGACAAAACAAGCGTTTGATTTGTCGCAAGAACCGGACAAAGTCCGCGATGCCTACGGCCGCAATCGCGTGGGGCAACGGATGTTGCTCGCGCGGCGATTGATCGAAGCCGGGTCGCGGTTTGTGCGTGTCCAGGGGCATGCGTTCCGTGGCTACGATACGCACTTCAACCACTGGGACACGATGCGCAAGGAGTTGCCGGTCTACGACAGTGCCTATTCGGCATTGCTGGAAGACTTGCAGGATCGCGGCATGTTGGAAAATACGTTGGTGGTTACAGTCGGCGAATTCGGCCGCACGCCGGTGATCAACAAAGTCCGCGGTGGCCGCGACCATTGGTCCAATTGTTTTAGTTTGACTCTCAGCGGCGGTGGAATCAAACCGGGGCAGTTGATCGGCGAAAGTGATCGCACCGGGGCCTATCCCAAGTCACGACGGCTGACCGTGCCCGATTTCGCGCGTACAATCTATCACGCACTGGGGCTGAATCCACACGACGAATTTCACACCAACGACGGCCGGCCAATTGTGGCGCTGCCGCAAGGGGAAGTGGTGCGGGAATTGGTGTAG